In one candidate division KSB1 bacterium genomic region, the following are encoded:
- a CDS encoding flagellin: MSLRIMHNIAAMNAHRQLLISDSMLSKSLERLSSGYRVNRAADDAAGLAISQRMRAKIVGLQQASRNASQAVNLVQTAEGAMNEIHNMLTRMRELAVQAASDSVSDTDREAINAEFEALRNEIDRIASVTEYNGAKLIDGSYQGNTVSTASSAYTVDSVVKITLTGAADGTYTFADATGNTISLTNGTVTETVTLSSAPATGTTTVLNFSTLGVQVEINWLYNDRELDGKTIIVQSGSGGVFQVGADNTGANRISFSIGDLKATGSNLNLSGVTLATRSGAQSAIDAIDAAITYVNEARGDLGAVQNRLTYTIANVNNAVENLQASESTIRDADFAEEITQFTRAQILVQAGTAMLAQANVAPQAVLQLLG, from the coding sequence ATGAGTCTGCGCATCATGCACAACATCGCGGCGATGAACGCCCACCGGCAGTTGCTGATCTCGGACAGCATGCTGAGCAAGTCCCTGGAGCGTTTGTCGTCGGGCTACCGGGTGAACCGCGCAGCCGATGACGCGGCCGGTCTGGCGATTTCGCAGCGCATGCGAGCCAAGATCGTCGGCCTGCAGCAGGCCAGCCGCAATGCCAGCCAGGCGGTGAACCTTGTGCAGACCGCCGAGGGGGCGATGAACGAAATCCACAACATGCTCACCCGGATGCGCGAACTGGCGGTCCAGGCAGCCAGCGACTCGGTGAGCGACACCGACCGCGAGGCCATCAACGCCGAGTTCGAGGCGCTGCGCAACGAAATCGACCGCATCGCAAGTGTGACCGAGTACAACGGGGCCAAGCTCATCGACGGATCCTATCAGGGCAACACGGTCAGCACGGCCTCGTCGGCCTACACCGTCGATAGCGTCGTGAAGATCACGCTGACAGGCGCCGCCGACGGCACCTACACCTTCGCGGATGCGACGGGGAACACCATCTCCCTCACCAACGGGACGGTGACAGAGACGGTAACCCTCAGCAGCGCTCCGGCCACGGGGACGACCACCGTGCTGAACTTCTCGACCCTGGGCGTGCAGGTCGAGATCAACTGGCTCTACAATGACCGTGAACTGGACGGCAAGACGATCATTGTCCAGTCGGGAAGCGGCGGTGTGTTCCAGGTTGGCGCGGACAACACCGGAGCCAATCGGATCTCCTTCAGCATCGGCGATCTGAAAGCGACCGGCTCCAACCTGAATCTGAGCGGCGTCACGCTGGCCACCCGTTCCGGGGCTCAGTCGGCTATTGACGCCATCGATGCCGCGATCACCTATGTGAACGAGGCCCGCGGCGACCTCGGTGCCGTGCAGAACCGCTTGACCTACACCATCGCCAACGTGAACAATGCCGTGGAAAACCTGCAGGCGTCGGAGTCCACGATCCGCGACGCTGACTTCGCCGAGGAGATCACCCAGTTCACCCGGGCGCAGATCCTCGTACAGGCGGGTACGGCCATGCTCGCTCAGGCCAACGTGGCCCCGCAGGCGGTCCTGCAGCTGCTCGGCTAA
- a CDS encoding flagellar protein FlaG: MQAQGITNKVAEAPVVVVEPPASILPPSRREEGAVSTLSLDEVLLEASDRGSSQRPPEISELQEAAEEVAKRIEEVVRSLQRDLHFEVHKETGILYVKVTDARDGKVLRELPMKELLDTLARLDKIAGLFLDGKA; this comes from the coding sequence ATGCAGGCCCAAGGCATCACGAACAAGGTCGCCGAAGCCCCTGTGGTTGTGGTAGAACCCCCTGCTTCTATCCTGCCACCTTCGAGGCGGGAAGAAGGGGCCGTCTCCACCCTCTCTTTGGATGAGGTCCTACTGGAGGCTTCAGACCGTGGTTCTTCGCAACGCCCCCCGGAAATCTCGGAATTGCAGGAGGCCGCGGAGGAAGTTGCCAAGCGCATCGAAGAGGTGGTGCGGAGCCTTCAGCGGGATCTCCACTTTGAAGTGCACAAAGAAACGGGCATCCTGTACGTCAAGGTCACCGACGCGAGAGACGGCAAAGTTCTCCGCGAGCTGCCCATGAAGGAACTCTTGGATACCCTTGCTCGCCTCGACAAGATCGCGGGACTCTTTCTCGATGGCAAGGCATAG
- the fliD gene encoding flagellar filament capping protein FliD, which produces MLTQGVSFGGLISGLDTQRIIEQLMAIERRPVDLLTRRQNQYEDLLSAWREVNSKLLSLRSAAESLLEAQDFGLFKASSEDEDLVSVSASSSARPESHTVRVLSLAQAQKLSSRIFEAANEALGYAGEILVNGVAVSIAESYSLLDIRDAINAADVGVTASVVKVAEGAFRLILAANETGSSGFALLDASSTNILQSLGFSTGVERVKNEIDAGGAATDYFASRSASIQALLGMTRAPSGTIRINGVAIEVDLATDTLESLKAKIDAAGIPGVTTSITSTTVEGEVRYRLEIQGASAWEDSDNVLEALGVLQADFSQGSQQVLTGSVANRGADGLTPITASTRWSEIYGANVQVGDTITVIGTDHEGNRVSGVYTISDTGETLQNFLTYLETLFGGKITAGIDATGRLTITDKQVGESRLSIRLTENNEGGGNLNFGTLKVSAYGYSIQLAAGQDAEFEIDGVRLVRSTNVVTDAIDGLTLTLHKADEETPVNISVTRDLDAVKQRIRDFANRYNEIVSYINEQFTYNPETQKAGTLFGDATLRTIQSTIRRVLVESVKGLPSNLNALAQIGISTDRHGLIQIDDAKLTKALEEDFEGVVRLFIGRGSASDSDIQVLSFDKYTKPGTYDVVITQAATRASVVGSVDLTSGLMTDTVLTIQDCHTGWAATIQLRAGENIDTIVSRINEELAREYNQQLSSSVAKTAGGSPIRTSTLLVDVDTGADPALAEGDVITISGWNHDGSSVYGTFTVTATSTVQDLLRKIQDAFAGKVVASLDAEGHILIEDTVAGTSSTSLTLVRTHGGEQFQDFGSFSVRVPGRYSLGITASNENGHLKLVHNSYGSLNGFSVVEGSGQLGIAEGTYTGQDVTGTINGETATGRGRVLTGNSDQTNIAGLAILVKLTPEQLLAQGENQGTVTVTKGVAQQMKDLLDFITDSYTGYVAERQEVLQQIIDNIQERIDIWEDRLALRRVQLENRFTQLERMLATLNSLGSYLGSQLGSISRLR; this is translated from the coding sequence ATGCTTACCCAGGGCGTGTCCTTCGGCGGACTGATCAGCGGACTCGATACCCAGCGGATTATCGAGCAGCTGATGGCTATCGAACGCCGGCCCGTCGATCTTCTCACGCGCCGCCAGAACCAGTATGAGGACCTCCTCTCGGCCTGGAGAGAGGTGAACTCGAAGCTTCTCAGTCTCCGGAGCGCGGCTGAAAGTCTTCTGGAGGCTCAGGATTTCGGTCTGTTCAAAGCCTCCTCCGAGGACGAGGACCTTGTGTCGGTGTCCGCCTCTTCGTCAGCGCGGCCGGAATCTCACACCGTTCGAGTGCTTTCCCTTGCCCAGGCTCAGAAGCTCTCCTCCCGGATTTTCGAAGCGGCCAACGAGGCCCTCGGCTACGCGGGCGAGATTCTCGTAAACGGCGTGGCGGTTTCCATCGCCGAAAGCTACAGCCTTCTCGACATCCGAGACGCTATCAATGCCGCGGACGTCGGCGTGACCGCCTCCGTTGTCAAGGTGGCGGAGGGTGCTTTCCGACTCATACTCGCCGCGAACGAGACCGGAAGCTCGGGGTTTGCTCTGCTCGATGCGAGCTCCACTAACATTCTCCAGTCCCTCGGCTTCTCGACGGGAGTCGAGCGTGTCAAGAACGAGATCGACGCTGGCGGTGCCGCTACAGACTACTTCGCCAGCCGAAGCGCTTCCATTCAGGCCCTCCTGGGAATGACCCGCGCTCCGAGCGGCACCATCCGGATCAACGGGGTGGCCATCGAGGTCGACTTGGCCACGGATACCTTGGAGAGCCTGAAGGCGAAAATCGACGCGGCGGGCATCCCTGGTGTCACCACCTCCATCACCTCAACAACGGTAGAGGGTGAGGTACGCTACCGGTTGGAGATCCAAGGGGCCTCTGCGTGGGAAGACAGCGACAACGTACTGGAAGCTCTCGGTGTCTTGCAGGCCGACTTTTCCCAGGGCAGCCAGCAGGTCCTGACCGGTTCTGTGGCCAACCGCGGCGCCGACGGCCTAACCCCGATCACCGCTTCTACCCGATGGTCGGAGATCTACGGGGCAAATGTACAGGTCGGGGACACCATAACGGTCATAGGAACCGACCACGAGGGGAACCGAGTCTCCGGGGTGTACACGATCAGCGATACGGGCGAGACCCTGCAGAACTTCCTCACCTATCTGGAGACGCTCTTCGGCGGGAAAATAACCGCGGGGATCGACGCAACCGGTCGGCTCACGATCACGGACAAGCAGGTTGGAGAGAGCAGGCTTTCTATCCGATTGACCGAAAACAATGAGGGTGGAGGGAATCTGAACTTCGGGACCCTCAAGGTTTCGGCGTACGGATACTCGATCCAGCTGGCCGCCGGGCAGGATGCGGAATTTGAGATCGACGGCGTACGCCTTGTTCGCTCGACCAACGTGGTGACAGACGCGATCGATGGACTGACCCTGACGCTGCACAAAGCCGACGAGGAAACCCCAGTCAACATTTCCGTGACGCGGGACCTGGATGCGGTGAAGCAGCGAATCCGGGACTTCGCAAACCGCTACAACGAGATCGTCTCTTACATCAACGAGCAGTTTACTTACAATCCGGAGACCCAAAAGGCTGGGACCCTTTTCGGCGACGCCACGCTGCGCACCATCCAGTCGACGATCCGGCGGGTTTTGGTGGAGTCGGTCAAGGGACTTCCCAGCAACCTCAATGCGCTGGCCCAGATCGGGATTTCCACGGATCGGCATGGCCTGATCCAGATCGATGACGCCAAGCTGACCAAGGCCCTCGAAGAGGACTTTGAGGGGGTGGTGCGGCTGTTCATAGGCCGGGGCAGTGCCAGCGACTCCGACATTCAGGTACTCTCCTTCGACAAGTACACGAAACCCGGTACGTACGACGTCGTCATTACGCAAGCCGCCACGCGCGCCTCGGTCGTAGGGAGCGTGGATCTCACCTCGGGGCTTATGACCGACACGGTCCTCACGATCCAAGACTGTCACACGGGATGGGCGGCAACGATCCAGCTGCGGGCCGGGGAGAACATCGACACCATCGTGTCCCGGATTAACGAGGAACTCGCCCGGGAGTACAACCAGCAGCTTTCGAGCTCGGTAGCGAAAACAGCCGGGGGTAGCCCAATCCGTACCTCGACCCTCCTGGTGGACGTAGACACGGGCGCGGATCCTGCTCTTGCCGAGGGTGACGTGATAACAATCTCGGGATGGAACCACGACGGCAGCAGCGTCTACGGAACGTTCACCGTAACGGCGACGAGCACCGTCCAAGACCTTTTGCGCAAGATTCAAGACGCCTTTGCGGGGAAGGTCGTGGCGTCCTTGGACGCCGAGGGGCACATTTTGATCGAAGACACGGTGGCCGGGACCAGTTCTACGAGTCTCACCCTCGTACGCACCCACGGAGGTGAGCAGTTCCAGGACTTCGGAAGCTTCAGCGTCCGCGTGCCGGGCCGGTACAGTCTCGGCATCACGGCGAGCAATGAAAACGGTCACCTCAAGCTTGTCCACAACTCCTATGGCTCCCTGAACGGGTTCAGCGTGGTCGAGGGCAGCGGGCAATTGGGAATTGCAGAAGGTACCTACACGGGTCAGGACGTCACGGGGACAATCAACGGGGAAACGGCCACCGGCAGAGGGCGAGTGCTCACCGGGAACTCGGATCAGACAAATATCGCAGGCCTGGCGATCTTGGTTAAGCTTACTCCCGAACAACTGCTGGCGCAAGGCGAAAACCAGGGCACGGTCACCGTGACCAAAGGTGTAGCGCAGCAGATGAAAGATCTGCTGGACTTCATCACCGATTCGTACACGGGTTACGTTGCAGAACGGCAGGAAGTCCTTCAACAGATCATTGACAATATCCAGGAGCGGATCGACATCTGGGAAGATCGTCTGGCCTTGCGTCGCGTGCAGTTAGAGAATCGCTTCACCCAGCTGGAACGAATGCTGGCCACTCTGAACTCTCTCGGTTCCTATCTCGGTTCCCAGCTGGGTTCCATCTCGCGCCTGCGATAG
- the fliS gene encoding flagellar export chaperone FliS, producing the protein MAAAVGLGEYKKVQVVTSDQSRLVVMLYEAAIRHLEMAKDCLRKGDWIGKGEHILRAQDILMELLGALDLEAGPIAKNLNSLYLFMYRHLNEANLHKSERHVDQVLRILSTLCEAWKEAASKITREGVPEAEVGQATIVA; encoded by the coding sequence ATGGCAGCTGCAGTGGGACTCGGAGAGTACAAGAAGGTCCAGGTCGTTACCTCCGACCAGAGCAGACTGGTGGTCATGTTGTACGAGGCTGCGATTCGGCATTTGGAGATGGCCAAGGATTGCCTCCGAAAGGGGGACTGGATCGGCAAAGGTGAGCACATTCTCCGTGCCCAAGACATCCTGATGGAGCTGCTGGGTGCGCTGGACCTCGAAGCGGGTCCCATCGCAAAGAATCTGAACTCTCTGTACCTTTTCATGTACCGCCATCTCAACGAAGCCAACCTGCACAAGAGCGAGCGGCACGTGGATCAGGTCCTCCGCATCCTTTCCACCCTCTGCGAGGCGTGGAAGGAGGCGGCAAGCAAGATTACCCGGGAGGGCGTACCCGAGGCAGAGGTTGGTCAGGCGACGATCGTTGCATAG
- a CDS encoding GNAT family N-acetyltransferase has translation MEIRSPKNEAELEAVFDLCALAFSGTSRAYFSRSVRNDPDWEPWHTRVLCEGDRIVSTVQIFAREIAFHNGWIPCAGIGNVATHPAFRGRGLASSLLADTLRLVRQNGYAVSLLFTGIPGFYRRLGYRVLPTRRNILRWREGAVPGGRGVRAMAPGDWPYVRDLHENHARGCPVLVRRSAERWAALDKSAISYRPQWLVHDAQQGVDGYLRLDRIDDRWWVTEYGAPSEEILDALLDEAFRRSGASQILVDSLDREGLLAKSPFLAGSAQVGELMIAILDRDLLTRSLGLSQPEEVDEYVEHLSQQGVDMWRTDFF, from the coding sequence GTGGAGATCCGATCGCCGAAAAATGAGGCGGAGCTGGAGGCGGTGTTCGACCTCTGTGCTCTCGCCTTCAGCGGCACGTCGCGCGCGTACTTCTCGCGGAGTGTGCGGAACGATCCCGACTGGGAGCCCTGGCACACGCGCGTTCTCTGCGAGGGCGATCGTATTGTCTCGACCGTTCAGATCTTCGCCCGCGAAATCGCCTTCCACAATGGATGGATCCCCTGCGCGGGGATCGGCAACGTGGCCACCCACCCGGCATTCCGTGGGAGAGGCCTGGCATCATCTCTTCTGGCAGACACCCTCCGTCTGGTGCGACAAAACGGTTACGCGGTGTCGCTCTTATTCACAGGCATTCCGGGCTTCTACCGTCGACTTGGCTACCGTGTCCTCCCCACACGGAGGAATATCCTCCGGTGGCGGGAGGGGGCGGTACCCGGAGGCCGCGGGGTCCGGGCGATGGCTCCTGGGGATTGGCCCTACGTCCGGGACCTTCACGAGAACCATGCGCGTGGGTGTCCCGTCCTGGTGCGTCGCAGCGCCGAGCGCTGGGCGGCTCTCGACAAGAGCGCGATTTCGTATCGTCCTCAGTGGCTGGTCCACGACGCCCAGCAAGGGGTGGACGGCTACTTGCGCCTCGATCGAATCGATGACAGGTGGTGGGTTACCGAGTACGGGGCTCCCTCAGAGGAAATCCTCGATGCCCTATTGGACGAGGCGTTCCGGCGATCGGGCGCAAGCCAGATCCTCGTGGACAGTCTCGATCGAGAGGGGCTGCTGGCAAAAAGTCCCTTCCTGGCGGGCTCGGCACAAGTAGGCGAGCTGATGATCGCGATTCTGGACCGAGATCTTCTCACGCGCTCTCTCGGCCTCTCACAGCCGGAGGAGGTAGACGAATACGTGGAACACCTCTCCCAGCAGGGAGTAGACATGTGGCGAACGGATTTCTTTTAG
- a CDS encoding radical SAM protein, with protein MRPRGKKEEDQIAPHLIVADAAGTILEVPELLMAGMGIRCVHLPAPEELIPLPFGSNLYVLPGRIPIGYDPDRDELVEVPEYAGRPVQAVAAFMAPAHTWIYRAAYRKTADAPVLPLFAYAAVGWQEGDYWVAGVRVDPDIRQDPAQFNLAEIERRAEEVLRRYAGNRLVRHLVENCVRRYGCPAARNFVLGRWECPVPTSPGCNAACVGCLSLQPSGSPPASQDRIEFVPAVDEIVEFCVPHLESAPEAIISFGQGCEGEPLLVADVLEESIREIRKRTRSGTINLNTNAFDPEAVERLCRAGLDSIRVSLASAQNVYYERYFQPRDYGFEDVLESIRVAKRQGVWVSLNYFVFPGFTDHPAEMHAFFELLQELQPDMVQTRNLNLDPDLFLEQVVRDELDDAEAIGILNWLEAMRRQAPWLRVGYFNPPVHRLRVPEGVG; from the coding sequence TTGAGGCCACGGGGCAAGAAGGAAGAGGACCAGATCGCTCCGCACCTGATTGTCGCCGATGCCGCGGGTACCATCCTCGAGGTTCCGGAATTGCTCATGGCCGGAATGGGGATTCGGTGTGTCCACTTGCCGGCCCCGGAGGAGCTCATTCCCTTGCCGTTCGGAAGTAATCTCTACGTGCTGCCTGGAAGGATCCCCATAGGTTATGATCCAGATCGAGACGAGCTGGTGGAGGTTCCGGAGTACGCGGGACGTCCGGTACAGGCGGTAGCGGCGTTTATGGCCCCGGCTCACACATGGATCTATCGGGCGGCGTATCGGAAGACGGCGGACGCCCCGGTCCTTCCGTTGTTCGCCTACGCTGCCGTCGGCTGGCAGGAAGGCGATTATTGGGTAGCTGGGGTTCGTGTGGATCCGGACATCCGGCAGGATCCGGCTCAGTTTAACCTGGCTGAGATCGAGCGCCGGGCGGAGGAAGTCCTGCGGCGTTACGCGGGTAACCGGCTCGTGAGGCACCTGGTCGAGAACTGCGTGCGACGATACGGCTGTCCTGCTGCACGGAACTTCGTCCTTGGCCGATGGGAATGTCCCGTTCCCACCAGTCCCGGCTGCAATGCGGCGTGCGTGGGATGCCTTTCTCTGCAGCCCAGCGGGAGTCCTCCCGCTTCGCAGGACAGGATCGAATTCGTTCCTGCCGTCGACGAGATCGTGGAGTTCTGCGTCCCCCACCTCGAAAGCGCCCCCGAGGCCATCATCAGCTTTGGGCAGGGGTGTGAAGGGGAACCATTGCTGGTTGCGGATGTTCTGGAGGAAAGCATCCGCGAGATCCGGAAGCGCACCCGGTCCGGCACGATTAACCTGAACACCAATGCCTTTGATCCGGAGGCGGTGGAACGGCTTTGCCGGGCGGGGCTGGACAGCATCAGGGTAAGCCTCGCCAGCGCCCAGAACGTCTATTACGAGCGCTATTTCCAACCCCGCGACTACGGTTTCGAGGACGTGCTGGAGTCCATCCGCGTGGCCAAGAGGCAAGGTGTCTGGGTGAGCCTCAACTATTTCGTCTTCCCTGGTTTCACCGACCACCCGGCGGAGATGCACGCTTTCTTCGAGCTCCTGCAGGAACTGCAGCCGGACATGGTGCAAACGAGAAACTTGAATCTCGACCCGGACCTGTTCCTCGAGCAGGTGGTCCGGGATGAGCTGGACGACGCGGAGGCCATCGGGATCCTGAACTGGCTCGAGGCCATGCGCAGACAAGCTCCGTGGCTGCGGGTGGGGTACTTCAATCCGCCGGTGCATCGTCTGCGCGTTCCCGAGGGGGTGGGATGA
- a CDS encoding tRNA 2-thiocytidine biosynthesis TtcA family protein, translated as MSRSAALSSLHRGLISRVDKAIREYALVEPGDRVLVAVSGGADSLSLVTLLLETRYLARWDLELVPVHVHMGFKPIDHEGLVRMREHLQRLGLELRIYDSQIGPLAHSDFNRANPCFLCARLRRQRLFEIADELGCGKLAFGHHRDDVVQTFFLNLLYSREISTMVPKQDFFGGRFYIIRPLYYVDKWMLQRFAAEQGFPVFESGCPSSGRTERDRLAERIQQLVEGNKQLYDNIFKALHRVKLDYLPRQQPGGFR; from the coding sequence ATGAGCCGTTCGGCCGCCCTTTCGTCCCTGCACCGGGGGCTCATCAGCCGCGTCGACAAAGCGATCCGTGAATACGCACTGGTGGAGCCGGGGGATCGTGTGCTGGTGGCGGTTTCCGGAGGGGCAGATTCTCTGTCCTTAGTGACCCTCCTCCTGGAAACCCGATACCTTGCTCGCTGGGATCTCGAGCTTGTCCCCGTCCACGTGCACATGGGTTTCAAGCCCATCGATCACGAAGGATTGGTGCGGATGCGGGAGCATCTGCAGCGGCTTGGCCTTGAGCTCAGGATCTACGATAGCCAGATCGGCCCTCTGGCGCACTCGGATTTCAATCGCGCCAATCCCTGCTTTCTTTGCGCGAGGTTGCGGCGTCAACGGCTTTTTGAGATCGCGGACGAGCTGGGCTGCGGCAAGCTGGCGTTTGGCCACCATCGGGACGACGTGGTGCAGACCTTTTTCTTGAATCTTCTCTACAGCCGCGAAATCAGCACCATGGTGCCCAAGCAGGACTTCTTCGGTGGACGGTTTTACATCATCCGACCCCTTTACTACGTGGACAAGTGGATGCTTCAGCGTTTTGCCGCCGAGCAGGGGTTTCCGGTGTTCGAGAGCGGCTGCCCGAGCTCGGGTCGCACGGAAAGGGACCGGCTTGCGGAGCGGATCCAGCAGCTCGTCGAGGGGAATAAGCAGCTCTACGACAACATCTTCAAGGCTCTTCACCGCGTGAAGCTGGACTACCTGCCTCGCCAACAGCCTGGGGGATTCCGCTAA
- a CDS encoding galactokinase, translating to MSPEEMRVVEAFRREFGTAPEVVASAPGRVNLIGEHTDYNEGFVFPMAVDRRIWVAGKRSSSDTIRLVSLNGLGSCEVPVARLERSGSWADYPVGVVWALQRRGISAEGFDAVFFGTVPIGSGLSSSAALEVATLYLLLGLWELELQPKDRPLVCHEAETGFVGVRCGIMDQFISALAAQDHALFLDCRTIEYEQVPLQLGSHCIVITDSKKKRGLVDSEYNRRRQECEEGVRLLQEAGEKVKALRDVTQEMLEAHAHRLPETVLRRCRHVVTENYRVLKSVEALARSDLEEFGALMNESHDSLRQDYQVSCEELDLLVETARAAPGVLGSRLTGAGFGGCTVTLARQDAVDELIGRSTEAYRRRFGYEPEFMVSTACRGAEFLRL from the coding sequence ATGAGTCCTGAAGAGATGAGGGTAGTCGAGGCCTTCCGCCGTGAGTTCGGCACAGCCCCGGAAGTGGTCGCCAGCGCTCCTGGCCGAGTCAATCTGATCGGTGAGCACACCGACTACAATGAGGGCTTTGTGTTTCCGATGGCTGTGGACCGGCGGATATGGGTCGCCGGGAAGCGCTCATCTTCGGACACGATACGGCTCGTTAGTCTCAATGGGCTGGGTTCTTGCGAGGTGCCCGTAGCCAGGCTGGAACGTTCAGGCTCCTGGGCAGACTATCCGGTTGGAGTGGTTTGGGCCCTGCAGAGACGAGGAATCTCGGCGGAAGGCTTCGACGCAGTCTTTTTCGGGACGGTGCCCATTGGCTCCGGACTCAGCAGCTCAGCCGCGCTTGAGGTGGCAACCCTTTACCTCCTACTGGGCTTGTGGGAACTGGAACTCCAGCCCAAGGATCGACCCCTCGTCTGCCATGAAGCCGAGACGGGGTTTGTGGGCGTCCGCTGCGGGATTATGGACCAATTCATTTCCGCACTTGCTGCGCAGGACCACGCCCTCTTCCTGGACTGTCGCACTATAGAGTACGAGCAAGTTCCACTTCAGCTGGGCTCCCACTGCATCGTGATCACGGACTCGAAGAAGAAAAGGGGGCTCGTCGACTCGGAATACAACCGCAGACGGCAGGAATGTGAAGAAGGAGTCCGATTGCTTCAGGAGGCGGGCGAGAAAGTCAAGGCCCTGCGCGACGTTACCCAGGAGATGCTCGAAGCTCACGCCCACCGCTTGCCGGAAACGGTTCTGCGGCGCTGCCGACACGTGGTGACGGAGAACTACCGGGTCCTCAAGAGCGTGGAGGCTCTTGCCCGCAGCGATCTGGAGGAGTTCGGGGCGCTGATGAACGAGTCCCACGATAGCCTCCGACAAGATTATCAGGTCAGCTGCGAGGAGCTGGATCTCCTGGTGGAAACGGCGCGCGCAGCCCCGGGCGTTTTGGGGTCGCGTCTTACCGGCGCCGGATTCGGAGGTTGCACAGTCACACTGGCCCGCCAGGACGCTGTGGATGAGCTAATCGGGCGCAGCACAGAGGCCTACCGCCGTCGTTTCGGCTACGAGCCGGAGTTCATGGTCTCCACCGCGTGCCGGGGGGCGGAGTTCCTCCGTCTCTAA